The Bradyrhizobium sp. B097 genome contains the following window.
CAGCGTTTGCAGCGTGTGGCGCTCGCCGACACGCTGCATGACATGCGCCTGCGCGCGCGCAATCGGCGAATCCTCGTCGACCGGCGCGGTGAGATAGGGGCTGAACTGCGACTGGCCGCCCTGGCGTTGCGCCACCACGACCAGCCGCTTGGCCACCGCGACCGCCACCTGCGGCCCATGACGCTCGGCGACCAGCGCCAATCCGAGATCGATGCCCGCGGTCACGCCGGCGGAGGTCATCAGTCGGCCGTCGCGAATGTAGATCCGGTCGAAGATCACCTCGGCCGCCGGGAAGCACGCCGCCAGACGCTGCGCGTTCTGCCAATGCGTCGTCACCTTGTGCCCGTCGAGCAGCCCGGCATGGCCGAGCGCGAAGGCACCGGTGCAGATCGAACCGTACAGCTCGGCGCGCGCGGGCGCCCCGCGCAGCCACTGCGTCAGCGCCGGATCCGGCTCGGCATCGGGCAATGCCGGCCCGCCGGCAACCAGCAGGATGTCGAATTTCGCTTCTGCCTCATCGAAACTGAGATCGGCCGATATCTTCATGCCGTTCGATGCGCGCAGCGGTTCGCGGCTGGCGCCGACCAGCACGGTCTCATAGCCGTCGCCATCAGCGACAAAGCCGTTGGTTTCCGCGAACACGTCGACAGGACCGGCGACATCGAGCGCTTGAACCCCTTCGTGAATCGCGATCGCCACTTTCTGAACCGCCATGCCTTCTCCCTGCCCGCTGGCGCGAAACGATGTCTCCTTGGCCCGATCCGGCGGCGCACGAGCGTTGCGAGATCAGGCCAAAGCGGGCGACAACCACACCACGGATCACGCGACCAGGCGATCCGAACACACCGCAGAGACGAGCGCCGGCGGCCCGCGTGTTTCGCACGCCACGGCATCGTCTTGCCATATCGAGGAGCGTCTTGAAATGACCGAGATCATCGCCGGCGTCCGTGTACCCGACAGCGCCATGGCGCGTGCCGCCACCCAGCTGGTGCGCGATACCGAGGACGACCTGCTCTACAATCACAGCCGCCGCGTGTTCTTCTGGGGCGCGCTGACCGGCGATCGCCGCAAGCTGAAGTTCGATCCCGAGCTGCTCTATATCGGCGCCATGTTCCACGACATGGGCCTCACCGCCAAGCATGCCAGCCCCGATCTGCGCTTCGAGGTCGACGGCGCCAACGCCGCACGCGACTTCCTCAGGGGTTACGGCGTCGCCGAGCGCGACATCGAGGACGTCTGGGCCTCGATCGCGCTGCACACCACGCCCGGCATCCCCGAGCATATGCGTCCGACCATCGCGCTGGTCACCGCCGGCGTCGAGATGGACGTGCTCGGCATCGCTTATGACGATTTCTCGCACGAGCACCGCGACCATGTCTGCGCGCATCATCCGCGCGAGGCGAACTTCAAGGAGAACATCATCGATCATTTCGCGGCCGGCACCATCAAGAAGCCGCTGACCACCTTCGGCAACGTCAAGGCCGACGTGCTGGCGCTCAAGGACATGAATTACACACGGGTGAACTTCTGCTCGATCATCCTCGGCTCGAAATGGCCGACATGATCGCGCGCCGAATTTCAATCCGAACCGCAAGGGAGAAGACCATGACGATTATCGTCAACACCGGCTTCGCCGAGGCCGAGCGGACGAATATCGCGGCGGCGCTCTCGACCGTCCTCGCCGACACCTGCGCGCTGTATCTGAAGACGCATGGCTATCACTGGAACGTCACGGGTCCGACGTTCCAGGCCCTGCACACGCTGTTCGAAGGGCAATATCGCGAGCAATGGCAGGCGCTCGACGATATCGCCGAGCGTATCCGCGCCCTCGGCGAACTGGTGCCGCAGACCTATTCCGCATTCGCCAAGCTCACCGCGATCAAGGACGGATATGCCAGCCTCGACTCGGAGGCGATGGTGGCCGAACTGCTCCACGACAACGAGACGGCCGTGAGGACCATCCGCGATGCTTTCACAGTCGCCGAGTCCGCCGGCGATCAGGCGACGATGGACATGCTCAACGTCCGCACCACCGCACACGAGAAGCATGCCTGGATGCTGCGCGCGACGCTTGACGTCAAATGAGCGAACCGCCTGAACCGCGCCAGCGTGCCGGTTCAGGCGTGCGGACCGCGGTCGGGGCCTGGAGCTCGCCCCGCGGCCGCGAGCGCGAGCCTGGCAAGGTAGTGCGTCCAACCCCTGCTATGGCTCGCGCACTGCTCGGCGTTCGGCAGGCCGCTATGGGTCATCCGCAACAGCGTGCCGCTGTCCTTGTTGATCAGGTCGATCTCGATCAGGCTCGATCCCGGCGGCACTTCCGCGCCGCCCTCCCAGCCGAAGCTGTAGGCAAGACGATGCACCGGCACGACCTCGCGGAACGCGCCGCGTGCGGCGCGGTCGCGGTCGTTGCCGAGGCCCTTGAGCAGATACAGCCCGCCGGGATGCAACTCGGTCTCGGCCTCGAGCCCCATCCAACTCACGATCTTCTGCGGATCGGTCAGGAAGGCGAACACGGTTGCCGGCGGCGCTGCGATCTGGATCTCGCGTTGAACGATGAAGGCTTCAGTCATCGATCCTTCCTCCATTGACGGTGGGTCTTCAGGGATAATTCGTGACAAGGGTGGCGCATCAACCCCATGATGCGGCGATGCAATTGTCCTCGACTCTGAGTTGGCTGGTCGACGCCGCCGCCGAGACCGCAGGCGCCAACCGGTTGCTGGCGGATCTGGGTAGTCATCTTATCACGGATGGCCTGCCGCTTGCCGGCGGTGCGCTGACGCTCGAAGTTCCGCACCCGCTGATCGCCCGGCGCACCTGGCTGTGGCGCGCCGGCAATGGCGAGGTGATCGAGGCGCTCGGCTTCGCGCCGGAACAACCCTTTGCAATGCCTGATATGATCGGATCCGGCGATGCCGGCCGGCGTTGGCTCAATAGCCTCGCGCCGGGCCCGATCCACGAGGACACGATCGGAACGCGGCCGGATGGCCCGACCCTCGGCTGGAACGGCACCCGCGCCTTCACGCCGGCCGAGGCGGATCAATTGCGCGAGGCGGCGCGCTTCACGGCTGCACCGCTCGCCGCGCTCGCGGCACGGGCGACATT
Protein-coding sequences here:
- a CDS encoding GlxA family transcriptional regulator, which translates into the protein MAVQKVAIAIHEGVQALDVAGPVDVFAETNGFVADGDGYETVLVGASREPLRASNGMKISADLSFDEAEAKFDILLVAGGPALPDAEPDPALTQWLRGAPARAELYGSICTGAFALGHAGLLDGHKVTTHWQNAQRLAACFPAAEVIFDRIYIRDGRLMTSAGVTAGIDLGLALVAERHGPQVAVAVAKRLVVVAQRQGGQSQFSPYLTAPVDEDSPIARAQAHVMQRVGERHTLQTLADAVGMSVRNFGRAFAQETGITPHEFVERARVDAARRLLEGSDRPLKAVAFDCGFGSADRMRIVFTERLGVSPAQYRASFRKL
- a CDS encoding HD domain-containing protein; protein product: MTEIIAGVRVPDSAMARAATQLVRDTEDDLLYNHSRRVFFWGALTGDRRKLKFDPELLYIGAMFHDMGLTAKHASPDLRFEVDGANAARDFLRGYGVAERDIEDVWASIALHTTPGIPEHMRPTIALVTAGVEMDVLGIAYDDFSHEHRDHVCAHHPREANFKENIIDHFAAGTIKKPLTTFGNVKADVLALKDMNYTRVNFCSIILGSKWPT
- a CDS encoding Dps family protein, with the protein product MTIIVNTGFAEAERTNIAAALSTVLADTCALYLKTHGYHWNVTGPTFQALHTLFEGQYREQWQALDDIAERIRALGELVPQTYSAFAKLTAIKDGYASLDSEAMVAELLHDNETAVRTIRDAFTVAESAGDQATMDMLNVRTTAHEKHAWMLRATLDVK
- a CDS encoding SRPBCC family protein is translated as MTEAFIVQREIQIAAPPATVFAFLTDPQKIVSWMGLEAETELHPGGLYLLKGLGNDRDRAARGAFREVVPVHRLAYSFGWEGGAEVPPGSSLIEIDLINKDSGTLLRMTHSGLPNAEQCASHSRGWTHYLARLALAAAGRAPGPDRGPHA